Part of the Chromatiales bacterium genome is shown below.
CCCGACAGGCCAGAAAGGGCTTGTCGGGGTGGAGGGACGAGCTTGGCATCTGGCCTTTGGCACAGACGGTAGGAGAAATCGTCCCACCCTTTTCACCTCAGCGCCGATAAGGAATCCATCGGCCGTGCGGACCGACGATCTTGGCAAGCCAGCGCCACGGTGATCCCCGACAAGCACAATAACCCTAGTCGGGAGTTCTCATCATGGCAATACCACAGCACCCCACGTTGTTCGGTGTCGATGTCAGCAAGGCCGAATTGGTGATCGCCACGCAAGACGGGGCGGTCCAGGCGCTGGCCAATGACCCCCGCGCCATCGAGCGCTGGCTGGCCACGCTGGCCGGCCCCTGCTGGTTCGCCCTGGAGGCCACCAGCACCTATCATCTGGCCCTGGCGCAGGCGGCCTATCAACAGGGCCATCGCGTCTACCTGCTCGATGGCTATCGCCTGGCCCGTTATCGCGACAGCATCGGCGGGCGCGCCAAGACCGATCAGCACGATGCCCTGTTGCTGGTGCGCTACCTGGCCCGCGAGCACGACGAGCTGCGCCCCTGGACGCCGCCGCCGGCGGCCTATACCCGCCTGCAGACCCTGCTGCGCCGCCGCGCCACCCTGGTGCAGGCCCGCGTCCAGATCCAGCAGTCCCTGCAGGGGCTGCCCACGCTGCGCACCGCCCTGAAGACCCTGCTGCGCCAGCTCACCCGGCTCGACACCCTGATCCAGAAGCAGCTGCGCGAGGCGCTCGCCGACGCCGGCTGGCGGGACCACGCCCGGCGCTGCCAGGCGATCGAGGGCATCGGTCCGCTGACCGCCACCGCCCTCACCACCGTCTTCCATCGCGGGCACTTCCGCTCCAGCGATGCCTTC
Proteins encoded:
- a CDS encoding transposase, translating into MAIPQHPTLFGVDVSKAELVIATQDGAVQALANDPRAIERWLATLAGPCWFALEATSTYHLALAQAAYQQGHRVYLLDGYRLARYRDSIGGRAKTDQHDALLLVRYLAREHDELRPWTPPPAAYTRLQTLLRRRATLVQARVQIQQSLQGLPTLRTALKTLLRQLTRLDTLIQKQLREALADAGWRDHARRCQAIEGIGPLTATALTTVFHRGHFRSSDAFIAFLGLDVRVRDSGQARGRRKLTKQGDPELRRLLYLAAMTARRSPAWAGFYQRYLDRGLKSTQALTILARKLARIAFAILKNG